In Gammaproteobacteria bacterium, the following proteins share a genomic window:
- a CDS encoding arginine/lysine/ornithine decarboxylase, translating into MIKRFHFPIVVIDEDFRSENVSGSGIRNLAEAISANGVEVVGYTSYVDLTSFAQQASRASGFILSIDDEEITHDSETSDKAIDEIRQFIQAVRRSNPDIPIFLYGETKTSQHIPNDILRELHGFIHMFEDTPDFVARHIIREAQKYINSVAPPFFKALMNYAADGSYSWHTPGHSGGVAFLKSPVGQMFHQFFGENMLRADVCNAVEELGQLLDHNGPVAASEENAARIFNSDHLFFVTNGTSTSNKIVWNSTVATGDIVVVDRNCHKSILHAIIMTGAIPVFLMPTRNHYGIIGPIPKHEFLQESIAAKIASHPFAHRAKSKKPRILCITQSTYDGVIYNVEEIKDMLGDSIDSLHFDEAWLPHAAFHNFYTNMHAIGGDERPRAENATVFATQSTHKLLAGLSQASQILVQESQNAQFDMHRFNESFLMHTSTSPQYAIIASCDVAASMMEQPAGSALVEESLHEALNFRRAMRKVDNEFGEDWWFKVWGPDHFSDDDVPIQSEWMINPNEEWHDFEIEEAEFNMLDPIKATIITPGMNVKGSFDSFGIPATIVTKYLVEHGIVVEKTGLYSFFIMFNIGITKGRWNSLVTELQQFKDDYDQNLPMWRVMPEFVEKNPRYERMGLKDLCQSIHNMYKDHHVATITNKMYLSNIEPGMLPAEAWDKMAHNEVERVPVDELAGRITAMMITPYPPGIPLMIPGERFTPEVIKYLEYIKVFNDAFPGFESDVHGLISKVINGEKQYFIDVVKE; encoded by the coding sequence ATGATCAAACGCTTTCACTTTCCAATAGTTGTCATAGATGAAGATTTTCGCTCGGAAAATGTATCCGGTTCCGGCATTCGTAACTTAGCAGAGGCAATAAGTGCTAACGGTGTTGAGGTTGTCGGTTATACCAGTTATGTTGACTTAACATCATTTGCTCAACAAGCTTCGAGGGCTTCGGGCTTTATCTTGTCAATCGATGACGAGGAAATAACACATGATTCTGAAACTTCAGATAAAGCGATTGATGAAATCAGGCAATTTATCCAGGCTGTCAGACGAAGTAATCCGGATATTCCGATATTTCTCTATGGTGAAACCAAAACATCACAGCACATTCCTAATGATATTTTGCGTGAATTGCACGGCTTTATTCACATGTTTGAAGACACACCGGATTTTGTTGCCAGACATATTATTCGTGAAGCACAAAAATATATCAATTCAGTTGCTCCGCCTTTCTTTAAAGCATTAATGAATTATGCCGCTGATGGCTCGTATTCTTGGCACACTCCCGGACATTCCGGAGGTGTGGCATTCTTAAAAAGCCCGGTCGGACAAATGTTTCACCAGTTCTTTGGTGAAAACATGCTTCGAGCAGACGTATGTAATGCTGTTGAGGAATTAGGACAATTGCTTGATCATAATGGTCCGGTAGCAGCCAGCGAAGAGAATGCTGCGAGAATTTTTAACAGCGATCATTTGTTTTTTGTCACCAATGGAACTTCAACATCGAATAAAATTGTTTGGAATTCCACCGTTGCAACCGGCGATATAGTTGTCGTGGACCGCAATTGCCACAAATCGATTCTTCATGCTATTATCATGACCGGGGCGATACCTGTGTTTTTAATGCCGACCAGAAATCACTATGGCATTATTGGACCTATTCCTAAACATGAATTTTTACAAGAATCCATTGCTGCAAAAATCGCATCTCATCCTTTTGCTCATCGAGCCAAAAGTAAAAAACCAAGGATTCTTTGTATCACACAAAGTACTTATGACGGTGTGATTTACAATGTAGAAGAAATCAAAGATATGTTGGGTGATAGTATTGACTCTTTGCATTTTGATGAGGCATGGCTTCCACACGCAGCTTTTCATAATTTTTACACTAATATGCATGCCATTGGTGGCGATGAACGCCCTCGAGCTGAGAATGCAACTGTTTTTGCCACTCAATCCACACATAAATTATTGGCCGGTCTTTCTCAGGCTTCACAAATTTTGGTTCAGGAATCTCAAAACGCTCAATTCGATATGCATCGTTTTAATGAGTCATTCTTGATGCACACTTCAACCAGTCCACAATATGCCATTATAGCTTCTTGCGATGTTGCTGCGTCAATGATGGAACAACCTGCCGGTTCAGCTTTAGTAGAAGAGTCATTGCATGAAGCATTGAACTTCAGACGTGCGATGCGAAAAGTAGATAACGAATTTGGTGAAGACTGGTGGTTTAAAGTTTGGGGACCGGATCATTTCAGTGATGATGATGTTCCAATTCAGTCCGAATGGATGATTAATCCGAATGAAGAGTGGCATGATTTTGAAATTGAAGAAGCCGAATTCAATATGCTTGATCCAATCAAGGCAACAATTATCACACCGGGCATGAATGTAAAGGGCTCTTTTGATTCTTTCGGTATTCCTGCTACTATTGTTACGAAGTATCTTGTTGAGCATGGGATTGTGGTGGAAAAAACCGGGTTGTATTCCTTTTTCATTATGTTTAATATAGGTATTACTAAAGGTCGCTGGAACTCTCTGGTTACTGAGTTGCAACAATTTAAAGATGACTACGATCAAAATTTACCGATGTGGCGGGTGATGCCTGAATTTGTAGAGAAAAATCCTCGTTATGAGCGCATGGGGTTAAAAGATTTGTGCCAATCTATTCATAATATGTATAAAGATCATCATGTCGCAACAATCACCAACAAGATGTATTTATCAAACATTGAACCCGGAATGCTACCGGCTGAAGCCTGGGATAAAATGGCGCACAATGAAGTGGAAAGAGTTCCGGTCGATGAATTGGCGGGTAGAATTACAGCAATGATGATTACCCCATACCCGCCGGGTATTCCTTTAATGATTCCCGGCGAACGATTCACTCCTGAAGTCATCAAATATTTGGAATATATCAAAGTCTTTAATGATGCTTTCCCTGGTTTTGAATCAGACGTACATGGTTTAATCAGTAAAGTGATAAACGGTGAAAAACAATATTTTATTGACGTAGTCAAAGAATAA
- a CDS encoding sodium:solute symporter family protein: MSVLGGFVIIYMVISVIIGLFAARHVNNSADYIVAGRSLPIYVTIATVFATWFGSEAVLGIPATFIEEGMSGIVADPFGASFCLVFVGLFFAARLYRMKLLTIGDFYQQRYSRQVEVMVAIAVCISYLGWVSAQIVALGLSINLISAEFISFEWGMVIGLIVVLVYTIFGGMWSVAIMDFIQMITILIGMLLVGWLVANRLDGGVMEVVNHASSHGKLEFWPDWNLASILAFIGAFVTLALGSIPQQDVFQRVMSAKNEKVAVRGTVIGGSFYLLFCFVPIFIVYGATLLDPALASEHLAEGGDPQRILPEFILNEVPIWVQVMFFGALLSAIMSTASGTLLAPSAIFAKNILRSWLNLNDHQLLITLRLTVLGFGLLVLCYAYLSASVGLSVFEMVENAYLVTLVGAFVPLVFGIYWKHANNNGALLSIAMGVISWGAFEIVQIKMSAQGEELLVPPQLTGLFMAIIGMIVGSNIKRFKNKSIEIEQPTQ, encoded by the coding sequence ATGAGTGTTTTAGGTGGATTCGTCATCATTTACATGGTGATTTCAGTCATTATTGGGTTATTTGCGGCACGCCATGTTAACAATTCGGCTGATTATATTGTTGCCGGTCGCTCATTACCGATTTATGTTACGATTGCAACTGTATTTGCAACTTGGTTTGGCTCAGAAGCCGTATTAGGAATTCCGGCAACTTTTATTGAAGAAGGCATGTCCGGAATTGTTGCTGACCCTTTTGGCGCTAGTTTCTGTCTGGTGTTTGTCGGCTTGTTTTTTGCCGCTCGTCTTTATCGGATGAAGTTGCTGACTATCGGTGACTTTTATCAACAAAGATACAGTCGCCAGGTTGAAGTGATGGTAGCTATCGCTGTTTGTATCAGTTATCTGGGTTGGGTTTCTGCACAGATTGTGGCTCTCGGACTATCCATAAATTTAATCTCTGCTGAGTTCATCTCATTTGAATGGGGCATGGTTATCGGTCTTATAGTGGTGTTGGTTTATACCATTTTTGGTGGTATGTGGTCAGTCGCCATCATGGACTTTATCCAGATGATTACCATTTTGATTGGTATGTTGCTTGTGGGTTGGCTGGTTGCAAACCGCTTGGATGGAGGTGTTATGGAAGTGGTTAATCATGCCAGCAGCCATGGGAAACTGGAATTCTGGCCGGACTGGAATTTGGCGTCAATACTCGCTTTCATTGGTGCATTTGTGACATTGGCATTGGGTTCGATTCCTCAACAAGATGTATTCCAGAGAGTGATGTCAGCGAAAAATGAAAAAGTAGCTGTGCGAGGAACGGTTATTGGAGGTTCGTTTTACTTATTATTCTGCTTTGTCCCGATTTTTATTGTTTACGGTGCGACATTATTAGATCCAGCCTTAGCTTCTGAGCATCTGGCCGAAGGTGGTGATCCTCAAAGAATTCTTCCTGAGTTTATATTAAACGAAGTTCCAATTTGGGTTCAAGTGATGTTCTTTGGTGCTTTATTATCCGCTATTATGTCAACAGCATCCGGAACTCTTCTTGCACCTTCTGCGATATTTGCAAAAAATATACTAAGAAGTTGGTTAAACCTCAATGACCATCAGTTACTCATAACTTTAAGGCTGACTGTTTTAGGATTTGGATTGTTAGTTCTTTGTTATGCATATTTGAGTGCTTCGGTGGGTCTGAGTGTTTTTGAAATGGTAGAGAATGCTTATTTAGTTACTTTGGTCGGAGCATTTGTACCTTTGGTATTTGGAATTTATTGGAAACATGCCAATAATAACGGTGCTCTTTTATCGATTGCTATGGGCGTTATCAGTTGGGGTGCTTTTGAAATTGTACAAATCAAAATGTCGGCTCAAGGTGAGGAGTTGTTGGTTCCTCCTCAATTAACAGGTTTGTTTATGGCAATTATTGGGATGATTGTTGGTAGTAATATTAAACGATTCAAGAATAAGAGCATTGAGATAGAGCAACCGACCCAGTAA
- a CDS encoding peptidoglycan DD-metalloendopeptidase family protein, with protein MFKAILVILFISSYSLHAQQSEAELQVGIENIQSKLKTLKQKLNNAYGKEKELIDELEHQDRVISSVSNQITESNLQLQEIIKEISEINEKIEISNHSIERQKNEITELLKLQIYLNHDKTLKMLLINPGNEADIQSKHRIKYLQNKLFNLIREVAVEIENLELLKSEREKLFEQENHKKEILEQQQAELLKQRKQRLEILNNLKLEIAKHETESETLNKDQQRLQQLLNEIQVLLSDLPKDLGLNKSFAQLRGQMKQPVDGKYIRSFNSQKSEDTRWSGVVIQSDFGNQVSAIAYGRVAFADWLRGFGMLVILDHQDGYMSLYGFNQSISVEAGDWVEERQQIATVGNSGDMPIPALYFEIRKDAIPQNPKNWVK; from the coding sequence ATGTTCAAAGCAATTCTCGTTATATTATTTATCAGTTCATATTCTCTTCATGCTCAGCAAAGTGAAGCCGAGCTCCAGGTTGGAATTGAAAACATTCAAAGCAAGCTAAAAACATTAAAACAGAAGCTGAATAATGCTTATGGTAAAGAAAAAGAACTAATTGATGAATTGGAACATCAGGACAGAGTCATTAGTTCGGTTTCGAATCAAATTACAGAAAGCAATCTGCAATTACAGGAAATCATAAAAGAAATTTCAGAAATCAACGAGAAAATTGAAATCAGCAATCACAGCATTGAAAGACAAAAAAATGAAATTACTGAGTTATTGAAATTACAAATCTATCTCAATCATGATAAAACTCTGAAAATGTTGCTGATAAATCCGGGTAACGAAGCGGATATACAAAGCAAGCATCGAATTAAATACTTGCAAAACAAATTATTCAATTTGATTCGTGAAGTGGCTGTTGAGATTGAAAACCTGGAACTTTTGAAGTCTGAGAGGGAAAAACTATTCGAGCAAGAAAATCATAAGAAAGAAATTCTGGAACAGCAACAAGCTGAGTTACTTAAACAGAGAAAACAGAGACTGGAAATTTTGAATAATCTGAAACTGGAAATCGCCAAGCATGAAACTGAAAGCGAGACTTTGAATAAAGACCAACAGCGTTTGCAACAATTGTTGAATGAAATTCAGGTATTACTCAGTGATTTACCCAAGGATTTAGGACTGAATAAGTCATTTGCACAGTTGAGAGGACAAATGAAACAACCAGTTGACGGTAAATATATTCGTTCTTTTAATTCGCAGAAATCTGAAGATACTCGCTGGAGCGGAGTTGTTATCCAATCCGATTTTGGCAATCAGGTGAGTGCTATCGCTTATGGAAGGGTGGCTTTTGCAGATTGGTTGCGAGGGTTTGGAATGTTGGTTATTCTTGACCACCAGGATGGATACATGTCGCTTTATGGTTTCAATCAATCCATTAGTGTTGAAGCCGGAGATTGGGTTGAAGAAAGACAACAAATTGCCACAGTAGGAAATTCAGGAGATATGCCAATACCCGCACTTTATTTTGAAATTCGCAAAGATGCAATTCCTCAAAACCCTAAAAACTGGGTTAAGTGA
- a CDS encoding rhodanese-like domain-containing protein — protein MSQLAEFVSNHLFLSLAFLAVFFIYLSIIIGEKTQVFKNVDTNQFTQLVNHQNAVVIDTRSKEDFAKGHIVNAINIPTSELVSNAKKVDSFKGKAVIAYCANGITSKAVCRHLTKSGIEHVFNLSGGINGWIGEKLPIVRN, from the coding sequence ATGTCTCAGTTAGCTGAATTTGTTAGCAATCATTTGTTTTTGTCGCTTGCATTTCTTGCTGTGTTTTTTATTTATCTTTCAATTATTATTGGTGAAAAAACACAAGTATTCAAAAATGTCGATACTAATCAATTCACCCAATTGGTCAATCATCAGAACGCTGTTGTTATCGACACTCGTTCCAAAGAAGATTTTGCCAAGGGACATATTGTCAATGCAATTAATATTCCAACCTCCGAACTCGTCTCAAATGCAAAAAAAGTGGACAGTTTTAAAGGCAAAGCTGTTATCGCTTATTGTGCAAATGGCATTACTTCAAAAGCAGTTTGCAGACATTTGACAAAATCCGGAATTGAACATGTGTTTAATTTGTCCGGTGGAATCAATGGCTGGATTGGTGAGAAGCTACCAATAGTCAGAAATTAA
- the secB gene encoding protein-export chaperone SecB, whose translation MTEENKTAAPQAANPENMPTLVLQKVYTKDASFEAPNAPDVFNEKGQPEIKMNLNQKVKELAPDAYEVLLTITVTCEVNGKNAYLAEVPQAGIFGLKNFDDRAKHQTLGTYCPNSLFPFARQAVTELVLNGGFQPLLLQPVNFDQLYFQQMQQAQAQAQAQSEADNSTKQ comes from the coding sequence ATGACTGAAGAAAACAAAACAGCAGCACCTCAAGCAGCGAACCCTGAAAATATGCCAACTTTGGTTTTACAAAAAGTTTATACCAAAGATGCTTCATTTGAAGCACCAAATGCTCCGGATGTTTTTAATGAAAAAGGACAACCGGAAATTAAAATGAACTTGAATCAAAAAGTTAAAGAACTGGCTCCCGATGCCTATGAAGTCCTGCTTACAATAACCGTAACTTGTGAAGTAAACGGGAAAAATGCTTACCTTGCTGAAGTTCCACAGGCCGGAATATTCGGACTGAAAAATTTTGACGATAGAGCAAAACACCAAACATTGGGCACATATTGTCCAAACTCTTTATTTCCTTTCGCTCGTCAAGCAGTTACAGAGTTGGTTCTGAATGGCGGATTCCAACCATTGTTATTGCAACCTGTGAATTTTGATCAATTGTATTTCCAACAAATGCAACAAGCGCAGGCACAGGCACAAGCTCAATCAGAAGCAGATAATTCTACAAAACAGTAA
- a CDS encoding NAD(P)H-dependent glycerol-3-phosphate dehydrogenase — protein MKFAVIGAGSWGTALAIQLARNGTTYLWGRKPQHIDEMQKSRKNQKYLPGIVFPDNLIPEKDLEKAISSSDAVLVVSPSHAFAEILEKITPYLQERPLAWAAKGFEPGSGRFLHQVAEDIIGKDHPMALVTGPSFAKDVAEGKPTLVTVASNSDKFARDVAYALYNSQFRVYISHDMIGAELGGAVKNVLALATGICDGMQLGDNTRAAILTRGMAEMMRLGQAMNCKPETLMGLSGLGDLVLTCTGDLSRNRRMGLALGRGQSIEEAKAEIGQVVEGINTADEVVRLAKKYNVDMPISEHVWKVVNGLMTPADAVKELMSREVRQEFE, from the coding sequence ATGAAATTTGCTGTAATTGGTGCCGGTTCCTGGGGAACTGCTTTGGCAATTCAACTTGCCAGAAATGGTACTACTTACCTTTGGGGAAGAAAACCCCAACATATAGATGAAATGCAAAAGTCCCGGAAGAATCAGAAATACCTTCCGGGAATTGTTTTCCCTGATAATCTTATCCCTGAAAAAGATTTAGAAAAAGCCATCTCATCATCTGATGCGGTTCTAGTCGTATCACCATCTCATGCTTTTGCCGAGATTCTTGAAAAAATAACTCCTTATTTGCAAGAGCGTCCATTAGCATGGGCAGCTAAAGGGTTTGAACCGGGTTCCGGACGTTTTCTTCATCAGGTTGCAGAAGATATCATTGGCAAAGATCATCCGATGGCATTAGTTACCGGACCATCGTTTGCTAAAGATGTTGCCGAGGGGAAACCGACATTAGTTACAGTTGCCAGTAATAGTGATAAATTCGCGCGTGATGTGGCTTATGCTCTGTATAACTCCCAATTCCGAGTTTATATCTCGCACGATATGATCGGTGCCGAGTTAGGTGGTGCGGTAAAAAATGTTCTTGCATTGGCGACAGGTATTTGTGACGGTATGCAGCTTGGGGATAATACGCGGGCAGCTATCCTTACACGAGGAATGGCTGAAATGATGCGTTTAGGACAAGCGATGAATTGCAAACCCGAAACTCTTATGGGTTTATCCGGATTGGGCGATTTGGTTTTGACTTGTACCGGTGATTTATCTCGAAACCGCCGAATGGGACTCGCTTTAGGGCGAGGACAAAGCATTGAAGAAGCTAAAGCGGAAATTGGTCAAGTTGTTGAAGGTATAAATACAGCCGATGAAGTGGTGCGTTTAGCAAAAAAATATAATGTTGATATGCCAATTTCAGAACATGTTTGGAAAGTCGTAAATGGTTTGATGACCCCCGCTGATGCAGTGAAAGAACTCATGTCCAGAGAAGTAAGGCAAGAATTTGAGTAA
- a CDS encoding phosphoglycerate mutase family protein: MSVTFKFVFLLFVSLLITQYSFADNTIYLTRHAEKASTGKDPELDAIGQFRAKNIAAMLSSVGITHIFSTDYNRTKQTATPLAKYLNLEIQIYNPADLNDFAEKLKKIDGAILVVGHSNTTPQLTTLLSGKEIMPMQEKDYDTLYQVISTGEEKTVNHLRTIPSYILSPTVEIKIKANENQ; encoded by the coding sequence ATGTCTGTCACTTTTAAATTTGTTTTTTTACTTTTTGTTTCATTATTGATTACCCAGTATTCTTTTGCTGATAACACTATTTATCTGACACGTCATGCTGAAAAAGCGTCCACCGGAAAAGATCCTGAACTGGATGCCATCGGACAATTTCGGGCAAAAAACATTGCAGCTATGCTTTCATCTGTCGGAATTACACATATATTTTCAACCGATTACAATCGTACTAAACAAACAGCAACACCATTGGCAAAATACCTGAACCTTGAAATTCAAATTTATAATCCTGCTGATTTAAATGATTTTGCAGAAAAACTGAAGAAAATTGATGGTGCTATCTTAGTTGTCGGGCATAGTAATACAACCCCTCAATTGACTACGTTATTAAGTGGTAAAGAAATAATGCCAATGCAGGAAAAAGACTATGATACGCTTTATCAAGTGATTTCCACAGGTGAAGAAAAAACTGTCAATCATCTGCGTACCATTCCATCCTATATTTTGTCACCGACTGTTGAAATAAAAATCAAAGCTAATGAAAATCAATAA
- a CDS encoding biotin carboxylase N-terminal domain-containing protein, translating into MKINKILIANRGEIACRIIQTCQKLGIETVAIYANIERNSRHIQLANEAFCIHSETPTSAYLDIQSIIEIAKKSKVDAIHPGYGFLSERAEFAQAIEEAGLIFIGAPIEALKLMGSKAAAKASMLAAGVPCVPGYHGDNQDVDFLQTEANKIGYPLLIKASAGGGGKGMKIVTKADDFMDALNSAKREALKSFGNDHVILERFITKPKHIEVQVFADSHDSVVHLFERDCSTQRRYQKIIEEAPATCISDSTKESMYQAAISAAKAVNYRGAGTIEFIVEDDEFFFMEMNTRLQVEHRVTEMITNTDLVEWQIKVAEGDELPLKQSQIQCNGHAIQVRIYAEDSFNDFLPSTGLLEQVQFPQQDNIIIDTGIQKSDSISIHFDPMIAKIVCWQETREKCVEKTLQSMDDTFISGVKTNLPFLSEIMSLDVFSDNQIYTNSLDNGTISVAIPKIDNQVISTLAHKLYFQETNSIWQQTNHWSNSGDYFNHFKWLYHGEDIVINAKFHDDSVILDDGSQEQILENTKLYKSDKQILLTHNHHRYIFDIINHEADSYIHSDNNIVSPMPGKILQIKVNEADKVTKDQTLIIMEAMKMELTLKANSEGTVKKTLVKENDIIPAGTVLIELV; encoded by the coding sequence ATGAAAATCAATAAAATTTTAATTGCCAATCGTGGTGAAATTGCTTGTAGAATCATTCAAACCTGCCAAAAACTAGGGATTGAAACTGTCGCGATTTATGCAAATATAGAACGGAATTCCAGACATATCCAATTAGCGAATGAAGCCTTTTGCATTCATTCAGAAACACCAACATCTGCTTATTTGGATATTCAATCAATCATTGAAATTGCGAAGAAATCAAAAGTCGATGCTATTCATCCGGGATATGGATTTTTATCGGAACGAGCCGAGTTTGCACAAGCCATTGAAGAAGCGGGACTTATTTTCATCGGTGCTCCCATTGAAGCATTGAAATTAATGGGCTCAAAAGCGGCTGCAAAAGCCTCAATGCTGGCAGCCGGTGTTCCATGCGTTCCAGGTTATCATGGTGATAATCAGGATGTTGACTTTTTACAAACAGAAGCCAATAAAATTGGTTATCCGTTACTCATTAAAGCCAGTGCAGGCGGTGGTGGCAAAGGCATGAAAATCGTCACTAAAGCTGATGATTTTATGGATGCGTTAAACTCAGCAAAAAGAGAAGCTCTGAAAAGTTTTGGTAATGACCATGTGATTTTAGAAAGATTCATCACCAAACCTAAACACATAGAAGTTCAGGTTTTTGCAGATAGCCATGATAGTGTCGTGCATTTGTTTGAACGTGATTGCTCAACCCAAAGACGCTACCAAAAAATTATCGAAGAAGCCCCTGCAACCTGTATTTCGGACTCAACCAAAGAATCTATGTATCAAGCGGCTATATCTGCTGCCAAAGCAGTTAATTACCGTGGAGCCGGAACGATTGAGTTTATCGTTGAAGATGATGAGTTTTTCTTTATGGAAATGAACACTCGATTACAGGTTGAACACCGTGTCACGGAAATGATAACGAATACAGATTTAGTTGAATGGCAAATCAAAGTCGCAGAAGGTGATGAGTTACCACTGAAACAAAGTCAGATTCAATGCAACGGTCATGCGATTCAGGTTCGGATTTATGCAGAAGACAGTTTCAATGACTTTCTGCCCTCAACAGGACTGCTCGAACAAGTTCAATTTCCGCAACAGGATAACATTATTATCGATACGGGAATTCAAAAAAGTGATTCCATCAGCATCCACTTTGATCCTATGATTGCGAAGATTGTTTGCTGGCAGGAAACTCGCGAGAAATGTGTTGAGAAAACATTACAAAGTATGGATGATACTTTTATCTCAGGTGTCAAAACCAATTTGCCCTTTTTGTCCGAAATCATGTCTCTGGATGTTTTTTCAGATAACCAAATTTATACCAACTCTTTGGATAATGGCACTATTTCGGTTGCGATTCCGAAAATCGACAATCAGGTCATATCTACCTTAGCCCATAAGCTCTATTTTCAGGAGACAAACTCAATTTGGCAACAAACCAACCACTGGAGCAACTCAGGAGATTATTTTAATCATTTCAAATGGTTATATCATGGAGAAGATATCGTTATAAACGCTAAATTTCATGATGATTCGGTTATTCTTGATGATGGCTCACAGGAACAAATTCTTGAAAACACCAAACTGTATAAATCTGATAAACAAATATTACTGACTCATAATCATCATCGTTATATTTTTGACATCATCAATCACGAAGCCGATAGCTATATTCATAGCGATAATAATATCGTTTCGCCAATGCCCGGCAAAATCCTGCAAATTAAGGTGAATGAAGCAGATAAAGTGACAAAAGACCAAACCCTGATTATTATGGAAGCAATGAAAATGGAACTAACACTAAAAGCCAACTCTGAAGGTACAGTGAAAAAAACTTTAGTCAAAGAAAATGATATTATCCCAGCAGGAACAGTGTTAATAGAACTGGTTTAA
- a CDS encoding IS256 family transposase, protein MKNRKELEALGKELAKGIKTQKDLAEFSQILSKITVEAALNAELDDHLGYDKGGSRISGNARNGYTSKTVRTDTGAFILDTPRDRDGEFEPELIKKNQTRFTAMDDKILSLYAKGMSTREIVDMFQELYSADISAGLISKVTNAVIDRVTEWQSRPLDAVYPIVYLDCLVVKVRQDRKVINKSVYLALGVNMEGHKELLGMWLAETEGAKFWLGVLTELQNRGVKDILIACVDGLKGFPEAIETVYPDTQIQLCIVHMVRNSIKYVPYKDYKAVTADLKSIYKSITEDEALLALDKFCSSWDGKYPQIGKSWRANWNNLNTFFDYPEDIRKVIYTTNAIESLNSVIRKVIKKRKIFPTDDSAKKAIFLAVKEASRKWTMPIRNWKPALNRFVIEFENRLGDYL, encoded by the coding sequence ATGAAAAATAGAAAAGAACTTGAAGCCTTAGGCAAAGAACTTGCCAAAGGTATCAAAACTCAAAAGGATTTGGCTGAATTCAGCCAAATCCTGAGCAAAATAACTGTTGAAGCAGCCCTCAATGCTGAATTGGATGACCATCTTGGTTACGATAAAGGGGGTTCACGGATTTCCGGAAATGCCCGCAATGGATACACTTCCAAAACAGTGAGAACCGATACCGGAGCATTTATTCTGGACACCCCTCGTGACCGTGATGGGGAGTTTGAACCGGAACTCATCAAGAAGAACCAAACCCGGTTCACAGCCATGGATGACAAGATTCTGAGCCTTTATGCCAAAGGCATGAGTACCCGTGAAATCGTTGATATGTTCCAGGAACTATACAGTGCTGACATATCAGCCGGCCTGATTTCAAAGGTCACCAATGCAGTCATCGACAGAGTCACCGAATGGCAGTCCCGCCCATTGGATGCTGTTTATCCCATTGTTTATCTGGATTGTCTGGTGGTTAAGGTTCGACAAGATCGAAAAGTAATCAACAAGTCCGTTTATCTTGCTTTGGGCGTTAATATGGAAGGTCATAAGGAGCTTTTAGGCATGTGGCTTGCTGAAACTGAAGGTGCCAAATTCTGGCTGGGAGTCCTCACAGAATTGCAAAACAGAGGCGTTAAAGATATTCTCATTGCTTGTGTTGATGGATTAAAAGGTTTCCCCGAAGCCATTGAGACTGTTTATCCTGATACACAAATCCAGCTGTGTATCGTGCACATGGTGCGCAACTCCATCAAGTATGTTCCATACAAGGATTACAAGGCAGTTACAGCTGATTTGAAGAGCATTTATAAATCCATCACAGAAGATGAAGCTTTGCTTGCATTGGATAAATTCTGTTCCAGTTGGGACGGTAAATATCCACAGATTGGCAAATCATGGAGAGCAAACTGGAACAATCTCAACACCTTTTTTGACTACCCTGAAGATATTAGAAAAGTCATTTACACCACAAATGCGATAGAATCACTCAATAGTGTTATCAGAAAGGTGATTAAAAAGCGTAAGATATTCCCTACTGACGATTCTGCCAAAAAGGCGATATTTTTGGCTGTAAAAGAGGCCTCCCGCAAATGGACTATGCCCATTCGCAACTGGAAGCCTGCTTTGAATCGTTTTGTGATAGAATTTGAAAATCGCTTAGGTGATTATTTATGA